A portion of the Acidobacteriota bacterium genome contains these proteins:
- a CDS encoding threonylcarbamoyl-AMP synthase, translated as MIAGPRVLRINPAECTVEDLAPAVAWLRDGGILALPTDTLYGLAVDIKSSLAVRRLFAIKGRPARAALPLIAANIAQVVACGGRLDAREAALAGAFWPGPLSIVRDAPAWVAPEVHGGHRTVAIRVPDHLVARRMCEAWGEPLAATSANVTGAPASDRADALGVIADDPHVLVIDAGVTPGGLPSTLVDVRAARPVLLREGAIPWSRVLEFIHG; from the coding sequence ATGATCGCCGGTCCCCGCGTCCTGCGTATCAATCCAGCCGAGTGCACCGTCGAGGACCTGGCTCCGGCCGTGGCCTGGCTACGTGACGGAGGCATCCTTGCGCTCCCGACCGACACCTTGTACGGCCTGGCGGTGGACATCAAGAGTTCGCTGGCCGTGCGCCGGTTGTTTGCGATCAAAGGCCGGCCCGCGCGCGCGGCGCTGCCCCTGATTGCCGCGAATATCGCGCAGGTGGTGGCGTGCGGCGGTCGGCTGGATGCGAGGGAAGCCGCGCTCGCAGGGGCGTTCTGGCCGGGCCCGCTCTCGATCGTCCGCGACGCGCCCGCCTGGGTGGCTCCCGAAGTGCATGGCGGGCACCGCACCGTGGCGATACGTGTGCCCGACCATCTCGTGGCGCGACGGATGTGCGAAGCCTGGGGTGAGCCGCTCGCGGCCACGAGCGCCAATGTCACGGGCGCGCCGGCGTCCGATCGCGCAGACGCGCTGGGCGTGATTGCAGACGACCCGCATGTGCTTGTCATTGATGCTGGTGTGACGCCGGGAGGATTGCCTTCGACACTCGTGGATGTGCGCGCGGCGCGCCCCGTGCTGCTGCGCGAAGGCGCGATCCCCTGGAGCCGCGT